One Echinicola strongylocentroti DNA window includes the following coding sequences:
- a CDS encoding bestrophin family protein: MLLNKRISILDFIKTIKVDIVLISSYAVVVGIFDQYGFLDKISVPIGVTAVFGTAVALLLGFRTNQAYERWWEARIIWGAIVNDSRTLVRQCVSFFKRGNDSYEALVAEMANRQIIWCYALGESLRKLPFSHRVIKYKESNKTEAFNIPNALLSEHSETLLKAKKKKMVNDFQQVQIDSTIARLCDSMGKCERIKNTVFPKAHSLLIHLIIYVFATMLPFGLSDEYLAVEIGLTIGIPIIFIAIEKNSILMQDPFENQPLDTPMTDLAETIEINIKQMIGETDVPEKKKPTDYYVL, from the coding sequence ATGCTCTTAAATAAAAGAATATCCATACTTGACTTTATCAAAACCATTAAGGTTGATATTGTACTTATCTCCTCCTATGCGGTCGTGGTAGGTATTTTCGATCAATACGGATTTCTTGACAAAATTTCGGTTCCTATTGGCGTCACTGCTGTTTTTGGTACTGCGGTAGCCTTACTGTTGGGTTTCCGAACCAATCAAGCCTATGAGCGGTGGTGGGAAGCCCGTATTATATGGGGTGCTATTGTAAACGATTCCAGGACACTGGTTCGGCAGTGTGTTTCATTTTTTAAAAGAGGCAACGATAGCTATGAAGCCCTGGTTGCGGAAATGGCCAATCGTCAGATCATTTGGTGCTATGCGCTTGGGGAATCACTAAGAAAACTACCTTTTTCCCACAGGGTCATTAAATATAAAGAATCCAATAAGACCGAAGCTTTTAATATTCCAAATGCTTTATTGTCAGAACATTCTGAAACCTTACTGAAGGCAAAGAAAAAAAAGATGGTTAATGATTTTCAGCAGGTGCAAATCGATAGCACCATCGCCAGGTTATGTGATTCTATGGGCAAGTGCGAACGCATAAAAAACACGGTCTTCCCCAAAGCACACAGCCTGTTGATCCATTTGATCATTTATGTGTTTGCTACCATGCTACCGTTTGGCTTATCAGATGAATACCTGGCAGTAGAAATAGGCCTGACTATTGGTATACCGATCATTTTTATTGCCATCGAAAAAAACTCCATTCTCATGCAGGATCCTTTTGAGAACCAGCCTTTGGACACGCCCATGACAGACCTGGCGGAAACGATAGAAATAAACATCAAGCAAATGATTGGAGAAACGGATGTTCCTGAAAAGAAAAAACCGACAGACTATTATGTTTTATAA
- a CDS encoding FTR1 family protein: MASQDDSNLRTSIHLLDYISRDYTAAVQNGEVIDEGEFAEMQEFSDKVYVLIEESKLPQDDKLRMLSQLKELGKQIEKKAPHQSIYNLAQQTRQDIIKTTGLKTAPLIWPDLKNGKSLYVQNCTSCHGVNGAGDGKLAAGLKPAPTNFLNDTLMQEISSFQAYNTIKLGVEGTAMQSFATLSDKEIWDLAFYIKALRFTPQADKNSELQQKFDRANNTVNLEEVATLSDVELVKRLSNNDSADKELLLTALRTQSPGDNAQKYSLDKARNYLKSALQNYTSGSYSSAREDALAAYLEGIEPSEARLKANAPAFTARLEQQMFKIREVIENKGDKAQVEKEIDNGLAMLGQAEELMQDKKLNYWVSFALSASIMLREGLEAFLILALILALIRSSGLKKAIPWVHGGWITAILLGVAGWFFSDWVIGISGKNREIMEGMISLVAVIVLAFVGFWLHDHSHAKKWKKFIEEKIGKQLKKDKMFGIAFFSFMVVFREAFESILFLQAISLETQPAHQSSIGLGVLAAFVMISLFAVLFVRYSKKIPVRQLFRYSAWAITLLALILIGKGVHSIQEAGWLSVTGFPVSVSVDLLGIYPTIETVAAQVALLVLMLLLYFWSNHKTKIRSTKLN, from the coding sequence ATGGCAAGCCAGGATGATAGCAACCTGCGAACTAGCATTCATTTGCTGGACTACATTTCAAGGGATTATACCGCAGCAGTGCAAAATGGCGAAGTAATAGACGAAGGCGAGTTTGCAGAAATGCAGGAATTCAGTGACAAAGTGTATGTACTCATTGAAGAAAGTAAGCTGCCACAGGATGATAAACTCCGTATGCTGTCGCAGTTAAAAGAATTAGGTAAGCAGATAGAAAAAAAAGCTCCGCATCAAAGTATTTATAACTTAGCCCAGCAGACCAGACAAGATATTATCAAAACTACCGGTCTTAAAACGGCTCCCCTGATATGGCCTGATCTCAAAAACGGAAAAAGCTTATATGTACAGAATTGTACTTCCTGCCATGGAGTGAATGGAGCGGGAGACGGTAAGTTGGCAGCTGGCTTAAAACCAGCTCCTACCAATTTTCTCAACGATACCCTGATGCAGGAAATCTCGTCCTTTCAGGCATATAACACTATAAAACTGGGTGTGGAAGGCACTGCCATGCAGAGTTTTGCCACCTTATCCGATAAAGAGATTTGGGATTTGGCATTTTATATAAAAGCCCTCCGCTTTACACCTCAAGCTGACAAAAATAGCGAGCTGCAACAGAAGTTTGATCGGGCAAACAATACAGTGAATTTAGAGGAGGTGGCTACCCTCTCTGATGTGGAATTGGTCAAACGGCTGAGCAATAATGATAGCGCTGACAAAGAGCTGTTGTTAACTGCACTGAGAACACAATCTCCCGGGGATAATGCACAAAAATATTCGCTTGATAAAGCAAGAAATTATTTAAAAAGTGCCTTGCAAAATTATACATCCGGCAGCTACTCCTCTGCACGTGAAGATGCCCTGGCAGCTTACCTGGAGGGTATCGAGCCTTCGGAGGCAAGACTAAAGGCCAATGCCCCTGCTTTTACAGCCCGCCTGGAGCAGCAAATGTTTAAGATTCGTGAGGTAATCGAAAATAAAGGTGATAAAGCACAAGTTGAGAAGGAAATTGACAATGGCCTTGCCATGCTGGGGCAGGCAGAGGAACTCATGCAGGACAAAAAACTTAATTATTGGGTATCCTTCGCACTGTCAGCTTCCATTATGTTGCGAGAGGGGCTGGAAGCATTTTTGATCCTGGCCCTCATCCTGGCCCTCATTCGTTCATCAGGACTAAAAAAGGCTATACCCTGGGTGCACGGAGGGTGGATAACCGCCATACTGTTAGGAGTGGCCGGATGGTTTTTCTCCGATTGGGTGATTGGTATAAGTGGTAAAAACCGGGAGATCATGGAAGGAATGATCTCGCTGGTGGCAGTGATCGTCCTGGCTTTCGTTGGGTTCTGGCTGCATGACCACTCACATGCCAAAAAATGGAAAAAGTTTATCGAAGAAAAAATAGGCAAGCAACTAAAAAAAGACAAGATGTTTGGTATTGCTTTTTTCTCCTTTATGGTTGTGTTTCGTGAGGCCTTTGAATCCATATTGTTTTTACAGGCTATCAGCCTGGAAACACAACCGGCTCATCAATCATCTATTGGATTGGGGGTTTTGGCTGCTTTTGTAATGATCTCCCTGTTTGCTGTCCTGTTTGTAAGGTATTCAAAGAAGATACCTGTTCGGCAGTTGTTTCGCTATTCGGCCTGGGCAATTACCTTACTGGCATTAATTCTGATCGGTAAAGGCGTTCATTCCATTCAGGAAGCCGGCTGGCTATCCGTTACCGGTTTTCCTGTATCGGTGAGTGTAGATTTGCTGGGGATATATCCCACTATTGAAACAGTAGCGGCACAAGTAGCGCTGCTGGTGCTCATGCTGTTGCTCTATTTTTGGAGTAACCATAAAACCAAAATCAGATCAACAAAACTGAATTAA
- a CDS encoding heavy metal translocating P-type ATPase, whose amino-acid sequence MTKKKKINLRDLNKKKVSTGNSESKMKLGTYVPAIVSFAMLIVGISLDYFNLLPFFKGWVRPVWYGLAYAPVGFPVIKEGWESIRKGDFFTEFFLMSIATLGAFAIGEYPEGVAVMLFYAVGELFQNAAVKRAKGNIKALLDVRPNIALVYRDNDFVEVNPETVHIGEKVQVRTGEKIPLDGILLSEKASVNTAAITGESKPDTIYKGNKVFAGSINLEGVIELETTKEFNDSSIARILDMVQNATARKSKTELFIRKFARVYTPIVVFLAICLTVLPYFFVDNYVFQDWLYRALIFLVISCPCALVISIPLGYFGGLGAASRNGILFKGASFLDAITKVNTVVMDKTGTVTKGVFKIKEIRPVGISENEMMSYLLALEEQSTHPIARAIMEYELNGQNHTASEVSEIGGKGLKGKVNNKTVLVGNKALMTAHGIDVPSETDTIVESIVMITIDDQFSGYVTIADQLKEDAVEAVRQMHNAGIKKIIMLSGDKPSITEKIGNELGLEQAKGGLLPEDKLHEVEEMKKDPSASIAFVGDGINDAPVLAVSDVGIAMGGLGSDVAIETADVVIQTDQPSRIARAIKIGRSTRNVVWQNIALAFGVKLIVMILGAIGLASLWEAVFADVGVAFLAILNAIRIQKMKF is encoded by the coding sequence ATGACAAAAAAGAAAAAAATAAATCTGAGAGATCTTAATAAAAAGAAGGTATCCACCGGAAATTCTGAAAGTAAAATGAAGTTAGGAACGTATGTTCCGGCAATAGTAAGTTTTGCAATGCTGATAGTCGGTATCTCACTGGACTACTTTAATCTACTACCATTTTTTAAGGGGTGGGTTCGCCCTGTATGGTACGGTTTAGCCTATGCTCCTGTGGGCTTTCCCGTGATCAAAGAAGGCTGGGAAAGCATCAGGAAAGGTGATTTTTTCACTGAATTCTTCCTGATGTCCATTGCTACATTAGGAGCGTTTGCCATCGGTGAATACCCGGAAGGTGTAGCCGTGATGTTGTTTTATGCGGTAGGTGAACTCTTTCAAAATGCTGCGGTGAAACGGGCTAAAGGCAATATAAAGGCCTTACTCGATGTACGGCCTAATATCGCTTTGGTATATCGGGACAATGATTTTGTAGAGGTAAACCCGGAAACGGTGCATATCGGGGAAAAGGTTCAGGTGCGAACAGGAGAAAAAATACCTTTAGACGGCATCCTTTTGTCTGAAAAGGCCAGCGTCAATACGGCAGCCATAACAGGGGAAAGTAAACCTGACACTATATATAAAGGAAATAAGGTTTTTGCGGGAAGCATCAACCTTGAAGGCGTAATAGAACTGGAAACGACCAAAGAATTTAACGACAGCTCCATTGCCCGGATATTGGATATGGTACAAAATGCCACGGCAAGGAAATCAAAAACGGAGCTTTTTATCAGAAAGTTTGCCCGGGTATATACCCCTATCGTGGTATTTCTTGCCATCTGCCTCACCGTTCTCCCCTACTTTTTTGTAGATAATTACGTATTCCAGGATTGGTTATACAGAGCGCTTATCTTCCTGGTAATCTCCTGTCCTTGTGCACTGGTAATTTCTATTCCACTGGGCTATTTCGGGGGATTAGGTGCAGCCTCAAGAAACGGTATCCTGTTTAAGGGAGCCTCATTTCTTGATGCCATAACTAAAGTAAATACAGTGGTTATGGATAAAACAGGCACCGTTACCAAAGGGGTGTTTAAGATCAAAGAGATCAGACCGGTAGGTATTTCCGAAAATGAAATGATGTCCTATCTGTTGGCCCTGGAGGAGCAGTCGACCCACCCGATTGCACGTGCCATTATGGAGTATGAATTAAATGGGCAGAATCATACAGCCTCTGAGGTAAGCGAAATAGGTGGAAAAGGATTAAAAGGTAAGGTTAATAATAAAACTGTTTTAGTAGGCAATAAAGCATTAATGACAGCTCATGGCATTGATGTCCCATCGGAGACAGATACCATCGTTGAATCTATCGTGATGATCACCATTGATGATCAATTTTCCGGCTATGTTACCATTGCCGACCAATTGAAAGAAGATGCGGTAGAAGCTGTAAGGCAAATGCATAATGCCGGCATTAAGAAAATCATTATGCTGTCGGGCGACAAGCCGTCTATTACCGAAAAAATTGGAAACGAATTGGGCTTAGAACAAGCCAAAGGCGGCCTGTTACCGGAAGATAAGCTTCATGAGGTGGAGGAAATGAAGAAAGATCCATCAGCCAGCATTGCTTTTGTGGGTGACGGGATCAACGATGCACCCGTTTTGGCAGTCAGTGATGTGGGGATAGCCATGGGTGGGCTCGGAAGTGATGTGGCGATTGAAACGGCCGATGTGGTCATCCAGACAGATCAGCCTTCAAGAATTGCAAGGGCTATAAAAATAGGTAGATCTACACGTAATGTAGTCTGGCAGAATATTGCCCTGGCCTTCGGGGTGAAATTAATAGTGATGATCCTGGGAGCCATAGGGTTAGCATCTTTGTGGGAAGCTGTGTTTGCAGATGTAGGTGTGGCCTTTCTGGCTATTTTGAATGCTATCAGAATCCAGAAAATGAAGTTTTAA
- a CDS encoding Fur family transcriptional regulator: protein MSTIKELEENLLQHKIKPTAMRLLVLEYLLDHEIAVSLTDLYRDFVKSDRTTIYRTLKAFEDNGLVHSIDDGTGVPKYALCETGCKCEIERDLHLHFHCRKCGETKCLYSYKIPEIVLPPNHQAEEANLVVKGVCSQCSG, encoded by the coding sequence ATGAGCACTATAAAAGAACTGGAAGAAAACCTATTGCAACATAAAATAAAACCCACGGCCATGCGACTGCTTGTGCTAGAGTACTTGTTGGATCACGAAATAGCAGTAAGTCTTACTGATCTATACAGGGACTTTGTGAAATCTGATAGAACTACCATCTACAGAACGCTAAAAGCTTTTGAAGATAATGGACTGGTGCATAGCATTGATGATGGTACCGGAGTGCCTAAGTATGCTTTATGCGAAACAGGTTGTAAATGTGAAATAGAAAGAGATCTGCACTTGCATTTTCATTGCAGAAAATGTGGGGAAACCAAATGCCTGTACAGCTATAAAATACCAGAAATTGTCCTACCACCCAACCATCAGGCAGAAGAAGCCAACCTGGTAGTAAAGGGTGTTTGTTCACAATGCAGTGGCTAA
- a CDS encoding AlbA family DNA-binding domain-containing protein — MEDVVAKTIAGFMNTRGGNLFIGIDDEGKPLGLVENYRCLKKPGRDGFEQYIMQLISTKLGTNYCSLVDVSFYQIEGLDVCHLEIKHAHSPVYLHQDDRSHFYIRTGNGTRELDIPEALNYIEENLNGR; from the coding sequence ATGGAAGATGTAGTAGCAAAAACAATTGCAGGGTTTATGAACACCCGGGGAGGGAATCTTTTTATTGGTATTGATGACGAGGGTAAACCACTTGGTTTGGTCGAGAACTACCGTTGTTTGAAAAAACCGGGACGAGATGGTTTTGAGCAGTATATAATGCAACTGATCTCCACCAAATTAGGGACAAATTATTGCTCTCTGGTAGATGTTTCTTTTTACCAAATAGAAGGGCTTGATGTCTGTCATCTTGAGATTAAACATGCGCACTCTCCGGTCTATCTGCATCAGGACGACCGTTCACACTTTTATATCCGTACAGGAAATGGTACGCGTGAACTTGATATACCTGAAGCGCTCAATTACATCGAAGAAAATTTAAATGGTCGTTAA
- a CDS encoding zinc-ribbon domain-containing protein — protein MSTPIEEMQQLARERGGLCLSDLYINSKSKLWWQCAKGHQWQATPFSVKIRKSWCPVCANNVPHGIEKMQSLAKVKGGKCISREYINSKTTLRWQCKNGHRFQATADSVVQGSWCPKCK, from the coding sequence ATGTCAACTCCTATTGAAGAAATGCAGCAATTAGCCAGGGAACGTGGCGGACTTTGTTTATCAGATTTATATATCAACAGCAAGTCCAAATTGTGGTGGCAATGTGCAAAAGGTCATCAATGGCAGGCCACCCCTTTTAGTGTGAAAATCAGAAAAAGCTGGTGTCCTGTATGTGCTAACAACGTTCCACACGGAATAGAGAAGATGCAATCCCTGGCTAAAGTAAAGGGAGGTAAATGTATTTCCAGGGAATACATAAACTCCAAAACGACACTCAGGTGGCAGTGTAAAAACGGTCATCGTTTCCAGGCTACTGCTGATAGTGTAGTTCAGGGGAGTTGGTGTCCGAAATGTAAATAA
- a CDS encoding P-II family nitrogen regulator, whose translation MEKAVQLICGKAQTPDPGDGIIYISEIEDAYRIKTGKSIKRFDMK comes from the coding sequence ATGGAAAAAGCCGTGCAATTGATATGCGGAAAAGCCCAAACGCCTGATCCGGGCGATGGCATTATTTACATCTCTGAAATAGAGGATGCCTACAGAATAAAGACCGGAAAGTCTATCAAAAGATTTGATATGAAGTAG
- a CDS encoding P-II family nitrogen regulator gives MKEIKAFIKPKRVQVVVESLRDAGFESVTVSKGEGTGAHKDPDASPSLDFHFTDSPIVKLELVCQN, from the coding sequence ATGAAAGAAATAAAAGCATTTATAAAACCGAAAAGAGTGCAGGTAGTGGTAGAATCTCTGCGAGATGCAGGATTTGAAAGCGTTACAGTCTCCAAAGGTGAGGGAACAGGTGCTCATAAAGACCCTGATGCTTCTCCTTCCCTGGACTTTCATTTTACCGATAGCCCGATAGTAAAGCTGGAGCTTGTGTGCCAAAATTAA
- a CDS encoding efflux RND transporter periplasmic adaptor subunit: MKKQIIYILALVLIVSVFTACESNSADKAGEASNEAHNEGGHEEEGHNEEGMAEVHLSNLKFESLGIKIDTIPTRSLSGVVEANGQLEVPPQHEATVTAILGANVNSIKVIEGDKVRKGQVLAYLSHPNLTNLQTNYVKAYSRFQYLEKEMQRQKRLYEEEVGSGKTYQETLADYNSMKGEVKGYEAQLKQLNLNIENIQGGDIYEYVPVVSPIKGYVEKVKVQLGQYVDPQTVMFMIVNIDHIHADLMVFEKDVHKVKKGQKLSFTVESVPGNTLTAKIYSVGKQFEQKPKAVHVHAEIDQKEDFLIPGMYINGKIRTGNTQVKALPESAIIEEEGKPYIFMAEAHEEDGKTEWAFKAVEVRTGINEDGWVEIKLLEPLPDGTQVAWNNAYYLISEMKKSQTSHSH, from the coding sequence ATGAAAAAGCAGATCATATATATACTAGCGCTGGTACTGATAGTATCGGTATTTACGGCATGCGAAAGCAATTCGGCTGATAAGGCGGGAGAAGCTTCCAATGAAGCGCATAATGAAGGAGGACATGAAGAGGAAGGTCATAATGAGGAAGGCATGGCCGAGGTCCACCTTTCGAATCTTAAATTTGAAAGTCTGGGCATCAAGATTGACACAATACCCACCCGTTCACTATCGGGCGTGGTAGAAGCCAATGGCCAGTTAGAAGTTCCACCCCAGCATGAGGCGACAGTTACGGCCATCCTGGGAGCAAATGTAAACTCCATAAAAGTGATAGAGGGAGACAAGGTGAGAAAAGGACAGGTGTTGGCATACCTCTCCCACCCTAACCTGACGAACTTGCAAACTAATTATGTAAAGGCATATAGTCGGTTTCAATATCTGGAAAAGGAAATGCAACGGCAAAAAAGACTGTATGAGGAAGAAGTAGGTTCCGGGAAAACTTATCAGGAAACATTGGCTGATTACAATTCCATGAAGGGAGAAGTGAAAGGCTATGAAGCCCAGTTAAAACAACTGAACTTGAATATTGAGAATATTCAAGGAGGAGACATCTATGAGTACGTGCCTGTGGTCAGCCCGATCAAAGGCTACGTTGAAAAGGTAAAAGTTCAACTGGGACAGTATGTTGATCCTCAAACAGTGATGTTTATGATCGTCAACATAGACCATATCCATGCCGACCTAATGGTCTTTGAAAAGGATGTTCACAAAGTGAAAAAAGGACAAAAGTTGTCTTTTACTGTGGAATCTGTTCCGGGAAATACGTTGACTGCCAAAATTTATTCAGTAGGAAAACAATTTGAACAAAAGCCAAAAGCCGTACATGTACATGCAGAAATAGATCAAAAGGAAGATTTTCTGATCCCGGGGATGTACATCAATGGTAAAATACGTACCGGAAATACTCAGGTAAAGGCCTTACCTGAAAGCGCCATTATAGAAGAAGAAGGCAAGCCTTATATTTTTATGGCAGAAGCACATGAAGAAGATGGGAAGACCGAATGGGCATTTAAAGCAGTGGAAGTACGAACAGGTATTAATGAAGACGGTTGGGTAGAAATTAAATTGTTGGAGCCGCTTCCGGATGGTACCCAGGTTGCCTGGAACAATGCCTATTACCTGATTTCTGAAATGAAGAAAAGCCAGACTTCTCATAGCCACTAA